The DNA sequence TATTTCTTCCTTCTTTTCTTTTGGTGTTTGGGTTTTTCCCTCTTTGGGAGAAAATAAGAAATTATCCAAAAATGCGAACTGTGATTGATGCGATCCAGTTTTCCGCTTTAGGAATCTTATTGTCCGCATTCTGCACTCCTGTTTTCACTTCTTCCATATATTCGGCATATGATCTCTTTGTATTCTGTGGATTATTTTCTTTGATGGTTTTTCTAAAAGTCCCAAACTGGTTGATCTTGATCATTGGTATAAGCGCTCCATTCTTAAATCCGTTCTGATGGAAAATAAAACGGTCCTTAAAATTCTTTACACGAAGTCGCTGTTTAGGTAGACTAATTGTTAGATGCAATTATTAGAACAACCAACTCAAGAGATCGAAAAAAGGGTCTACGCTGAGATCCATAGGGTAGAAGATCCCGAGATCGGTATCTCCGTGGCGGAGTTAGGTCTGATCTATAAGATCCAGGTAGAAGGTGATAAGGCCCGGATCGAAATGACTTATACTTCTATGGCTTGTCCCGCAGGTCCTCAAATGAAAAAGGATATCGAAGACAACGCTCTTAGAGTTGAGGGTATCAACTCTGTAGATGTTGAAGTAGTTTGGACTCCGAAATGGGACCCTCGTGCAATGGCTTCAGAAGAAGCTAAAATGGATCTTGGGATTTTTGATTATTAAGAACGGTTACTGATTATTTTACCGTCTTCCATATAAAGAGCAGTAGTTCCAAAATACTCCAGGTCCTTAGGATCGTGTGAGATCAGAAGAATAGGCATGCTTATCTTATTCCTTAAACTTTTTAGTTCTTCTCTCATCTTTTGTCTTAGATCCGTGTGAAGTGCTGCAAACGGTTCATCTAAAAGTAAAATTTTAGGATCTCTTGCAAGTGCTCTTGCGATTGCCACTCTTTGTTTTTGCCCACCTGAAAGATGTTTCGGATAACTTTCGGAAGTCTCTTCTATCTCGAATAAATTCATCAGATGAGAAACTGTTTCTTTGTCTTTTTGACTAGTAGTGAACCGAAAAAATTTGTTTAACCCGAATTCTATATTCTTTCTGACGGTAAGATGAGGGAATAACCCGTAACTTTGAGGAACATAGCCTAGATTTCTTTTCTGAGGCGGGATATATTTTTTGGAAGAAGAGTCAAAATAAACCGTGTTTGCAAAAGATATTTTTCCCGAATCCGGTTTTAGTAGGCCGGCTAATGCGCGTAATGTGAGACTTTTTCCCGCTCCGGATGGACCATACAATACCTGAAATTCTCCTGAAAATTCGAACTGAACATCCAGCTCGAATTTTCGATTTCCATCGGAGAGGTTTTTTCGGATATCTACGGTTAAAGACATTAAGGAAGTATGAACTTATATTTTAGAAATGTTTCTTTGGCTTCAGGAGATTTTTTTAGAAATTCCAAGAAGGATTTTGCCTCTTCTGAATTTTTGGTACCGGTAACTAAAATTCCCGGGTATAAGATCGGTTTGTGTCCACTCAATGTGAGTGCTATCTTAACTTTAGATTCTGCGATTGCTGCGTCTGTGACGTAAACAAAGCCAGCTTCTACTTCCTCTCTTCCTACGTAATCTAAAACTTGTCTTACATTTTCAGCAGGGATAAACTTTTCTTTTAAGGAAATATTTAAGTTGTTCTTGGTAAGGACTTCTTCCGCATATTTTCCTGCTGGAACTGAGCTTGGATTTCCTATCGCGATCTTTTTAATCTCAGGCAATTGTAGATCTTCTAATTTTTTGATCTTGAGTTCACTTGTTTTAGGTTGGATTAAAACTAAAGTGTTTTTGAGTAGAATAGTCTTTGTAGAAGATTCTAAAACTTCTGCTTTGATCCCCTTATCTACTATATCCTGATCTGCGGAAATGAAAACATCTACTGGAGCACCTTTTTCTATTTGTTGGTATAAACTTCCGGAAGATCCAAAATTGAATACAGCTTTGATTCCAGTTTTTTGTTTGAATGTGGTTCCGAGTTCTTTTAACACATCGGTTAAGCTAGATGCTGCAGAGATTGTGATCTCTTTTTCCTTCTCTTGCGAGAAAGAAGGGGATTGTATAAGTAAAAGTAAAACAGGAAGTAATATATATAGTCTTTTGATCATTCGTTTAATAATTCCTTACCAATGGGATTTTTTAAGTAAGATCCCGGAAACTGTCAATACCAATACACAAGTAATGGATGCAACGAATACAAGTAACAAAGAGAATTCATCTTTTCCGGATTGAACGGAATCATAAATGGCAAGTGCGATGGTTTGTGTTTTTTCAGGAATATTTCCTGCGATCATCAAAGTTGCACCGAACTCTCCCATTCCTCTTGCGTAGGCCATCATAGATCCTGCTAAAATTCCTCTCCAAGAAAGTGGGAGTATAACTGTTAAAAAAGTTTCCCATTTAGATTTTCCTAAAGTGAGTGCTATCTCTTCATATTCAGGATCCAGATCTTCGAAGGCAGCCTTTGCGGATCTATAAACTAAAGGAAAGGAAACGATTGTAGAGGCTAAAATTGCTCCATGCAAATTAAATAATATAGAATATTGGAATTGCTCTAAGAGAAAATGTCCGATCACTCCTTTTTTGCCGAATAAAACCAAAAGGTAATACCCAAGCACTGTGGGAGGAAGAACCATCGGTAAGGTCAAAATTGCATCCGCAAATGTCCTTCCGAAAAATCTAAGCTTGGCCATCCAATACGCGAAAAATATTCCGAGTAAGGCTGCGAAAAATGTAGAAAAAAATGTTACCTTAAGTGTGAGAAAGAGAGGATATCTGATGGAGTTCCAATCGAAAGTATCCATCAGACTGACTTAAAGTTTAGAATTCCATAATGTTAGTGAAGAAATTGTTGTTAAGGCCCAAAAAGAACAGAATGCATAAAAATTAAAATTATAATAATAATCTTGGTCTCTGATAAAACTTACGAAAAATACATCCGGTAATAAGAGCCCAAGCACCAATAATATTCCTGAAAATCCTTGCAGAACAACGATCGTCTTTCCTACCCATTCACTTCTCCAGAAACCGCCAAAGAAGAATGTTAAAAAACAAGGAATAATGAAAAATATATTCGAAGCAGTTCTTACGTTTACTTCTTCTATACCACTTCGGCTTGGTTCAATTCCGAAAAAACTGCCTAGTTTGGAAATTAGATCCTGCCCCGATTCTACGCCTAAATTGATGGAGTAATTAATCCAACTTCCTAAGCTAAAGAATAGTTGAAGCAATGCTAAAACGAAGATCAATTTTTCCTTTCCACTTTTTTCGGAATAGAATTCAATAAATCTTCCTAAAAGTTGGGAAAGAAATCTTTTCCAACCGTTTAAAACTACGGAAGTTGCAGGCAATGCCAGGCTTAGATCTCTGAGAAGGTTTTTGATCATCCTAAAGAAACCGTCATCTCCACTTCTACCGGAGCTCCTAATGGAAGTGCGGAATTTCCCACTGCGAAGCGCGCATGACGTCCCGCTTCTCCAAAAATACTTAAGAGAAGATTGGATGCATGATTTGCGACTAAATGTTGCTCTATAAAATCAGGGCCGGAAGAAACGAACACTCCGATCTTTACGATACTCTTTATTTTATCCAGATCTCCGATCACTCCTGCGATGGCTGCAAGCCCGTTCAACGCGGCTTGTTCTGTGGCAGCCTTTACATCATCGATAGAAAGCCCGGCACCTAAGGTTCCTGTAAGCATGAGTTTGCCGTCTTTTAAGGGCAATTGGCCGGAAGTGAATACCAGATTTCCTGTTTGTATGGCAGGTATATAAGCTGCAATCGCCTTAGGCGCAGGTGGGAGTTCCAACCCAAGGGATTTGATTTTTTCGAGTATGCTCATTCTGTGAGGGTTTCCTTTTCCCGTTTCTCTTCTATTCCTGGATGGTTTCTCGTTTTTTCAAGCACGTATTTCGTTCCAGGCCCGGGGATTTTCCTTTACGTAGGGAAGACTTTATGACAAGCTTCTTGTAGGCAAGCATGTCCTCAATACTCGAATTGGAACCTCATCCAGAATATCCGGAAGCCTATATGGTATGCCGTCGCACGGGGGTCCATTTCTATAAATTGGCAAAGGAAAGGGATTACGAAGATTCCTATTTTCAAGAAGAATACAAGAATCAGTACAAAAAGACCTATTATGAGGATGAACCTCAGCTTAGAAATTTAGCCAAGGCACGTTTAGAAATCATGAGCGCATTCCAAAATCCGAAAGGTAAAACTCTTTTCGAGATAGGATCTGCCGCTGGCTTCTTCTTATCCGAAGCGGAGAAGAAGGGATACAAAGTGAAAGGTTTGGAACTTTCTTCCACAGAAGCGGAGTATTCTAAAAACAAATTAGGTTTGGATGTTGTCTCCGGTTCGTTCTTGGATGATTCCATTTTTCCCAAAGAAACTTTCGATGCGGTCTGTGCGTTTTTTGTAATAGAACATTTTCCGAATGCGGAACTTGTTTTCGAGAGGATCAATAAATTGTTAAAGCCGGGTGGGCTATTATTCTTAGGTCTTCCTTCATTGAATGGACCTTCTTTTCAAACCAATCCTGAAGAATGGTTTCGTACTCATCCGTCGGACCATTTTTGGGATTACTCACCTGATTCTCTTAAAAAAATGTTGAAAATGTACGGTCTCGTCACGGTATATAAGAAACCTATGTCATACCATCCTAGTAGAGATAAAGGATGGAAAGGCAAATACCTGACACATCGGCTCTTTGTTCGCTACGCAAACCTCTCCTGCTACGCCGACACATTCCACTCAATCGCGATTAAAAAAATATGAAATTCGAAGAATTAAATCTAGAGCCTAACCTGCAAAAAGCAATCCAAGACGCAGGATTTACTGAGCTCACTCCTATACAAGAAAAAGCAATCCCTCCCGGAATAGAAGGTAGGGATGTAACCGGTTTAGCACAAACAGGAACCGGTAAAACTGTGGCATTCTTGGTGCCAACCATTCACTCCATCTTGACAAGAGGAATACAAGGGGTCAGCACTTTGATCCTTGCTCCTACAAGAGAGTTAGTGATCCAAATTTCGGAAGAAGCCGAAAAGTTACTGAAACATACGGACTATAGAGTTGTCCCAATCATCGGTGGAACGGATTATAAAGTCCAAAACAGAGATCTGAATGGACTGAATGGTCTTATCGTTGCAACCCCGGGAAGATTGATCGACTTAGCAAGAAGCGGAAGCGCTGATCTTGAAAAGGTTGAGTTCTTCATTTTGGATGAAGCGGATCGTATGTTGGACATGGGTTTCATTTACGATATACGTTGGCTTCTTCATAAATGTAAGAATAGAAAGCAGACTTTACTTTTCTCAGCAACTCTCTCTGTAGAAGTTATGCGTCTTGCATATCGTTTTATGAACGAGCCTGTTGAGATACAGATCAATCCTGATAAACTGATCACGGAAAGAATAGATCAGAAGCTTGTTCATTTGGGAAGAGAGGAGAAGTTACCTTATATGGTGAACTCCATTCTTGCAGAAGAATTGGAAGGGCAAGGGATCATATTCACAAATTTTAAAGCGAATATTCCTAAAATAGTCCATTCTCTCAGAAAGTTCGGAATTCCGATCACAGGAATTTCTTCGGACTTAGACCAGAAAAAAAGACTTAGACTTATGAGGGATTTTAAATCCGGAAAGTTCAAGTTTATGGTGGCGACTGACGTCGCAAGTCGCGGTATCGACGTAGAGAATATCGAAGTAGTTTTCAATTTTGATCTTCCTCAGGACACCGAGAACTATGTGCATAGGATCGGAAGAACTGCAAGAGCCGGAAGAGTTGGTAAATCTATCAGCTTCTGCTCTGAGTCCGATTATGTTGAATTGGAGAAGATCGAAAAATATCTGAAACAAAAGATAGATGTTCTTCCTGTTCATGAGGAAGCGCTAACATTCCCTGCTGGCGAGTTCCAAGTTTTTGTAGGTGGAGATGCATTTGATAATGCACCTGTCGAAAGAAATGGGAACAGAAACCAAGGAAGAGGCGACAGAGGTCCTAAAAAACAAAGAGGAGATTTCCAACGTAACGGTAACGGAAATCAAAGAGGCGAGAAGAACTGGAATAGAGAATCAGGAGATCGTAAAAAAGATTTCAATAGAGATTCCAAACCAGGTAAGCCAAGCGGCGGTCATAAAAAAAGACCGGAAGCTGCTATCCAAGAAGCACAAGAGTTTTTACAAAAAGCGGACAGTGTATTCGGTTCCAATGGTGCTCGTAAAGATAGAAACCAGAAAAATCAGAACCAGAAGAAAGGAAAACAACGTTCCGATTTCCAAAAACAACATTCTCCAAATCACCAAAATCAGGAGAATAAAAAACAAAAATCGAATTACGATAAAAGCAAACGTAACTTATTCGATATCAACGATTCTAAAAGATCTTCAGACAAGAAGAAGGGATCAATTTGGACAAGGATCAAATCCTTCTTTGGGGGTTAGGATTCTTTCTAATATTTAGCGCGCCCGTTTTTGCCGAGTCAAGAATACAAACTATCGGCAAGAACGGATACGTTTCTTTCGAAGAGATCCATAAAAGGATCCCAGGACTACAATCTAAATTCGAGTCTGCTACATTAGTAGGCTCCATCTCTCACGCTTCCGGTGAGATCCGTTTTAGGATCGGTGCTTCCTTTTATGCAATCAATGGTAGTTTAGAAAAAACGAATTTACCGGTCGTATATAAAGAGAAAGACTTCTTACTTCCTCCCGATCTGGTAGAAGCAATTTTTGTTCGCCTATTACCCGGAGATGTAAGTTACGAACTTAAAGAAGACGAACTTATATTTGATCTATTGCCTAAAGCAGAAAGATTGAAACTTTCTGCGATCATTGTGGATGCGGGACATGGAGGAAAAGATCCGGGAACTTCTTCCGATAAAGGGACCCAGGAAAAATTGGTTTCTCTGCAGGTGGCTCGTTTCCTGAAAAAATTCCTTAATAAGGTGTATCCGGAAGTTAGGGTGATCCTGACCAGATCCAATGATTCATTTATAGAATTGGAAAGAAGGTCCGAGATCGCAAATAAAGAGATCCAAAAGGGCGGATCAGTTTTATTCGTAAGTTTACATTGTAATGCCTCTATCTCTTCCGATGTGAATGGCTTCGAAGTATATTATTTATCCCAGACCCCCAGCACGGAAACCGCAAGAGAAGTCTCTTTATTCGAAAATGGCATTTCGGGCAAGAAGAGTGGGACCTCCTACGGGAAGATCCAGGCAGGAATGATGTCCTCTATGATCCAAAGAAGAAGTCGTCTTCTCGCCAGAAGTGTCGAATCCGAGATGAAAAAAAACCTTGGTCCAAAGATATTGTCTAGAGGAGTGAAGAAAGCGGACTTTTCCGTGCTAAGGGGAAGTTTGATGCCTGCAATCCTGGTCGAAATGGGTTACCTCACCCATAATAAAGAATCTGAGGTATTGGCTGATAAAACCCACCAAGTGAAATTGGCCAAAAGTATATTAGAAGGTGTGAGAGCGTATGAACTTGCAAAAGATTAAGGAAATTTGGAATCGCTTCCTCACTCATCTGGACACTTTCTATACTTGGGTTTTTGAATTAGCAACCAGAGCAGCCGATTCCAAAGAATCCAAAAGAATATTATTCTTAACTTATTCTTGGATCATCGTATTATTATTCCTGACCGGTTTCATTCTCGCAGGAAAAAATCCATTAAAACTACTTGTTCCATTCACATTATACGATCTGCCTAATCTAGATCCTAGAAAAGAAATCGTAATATACGGTTCGGATGGAGAAGGTCAGGTATTCCCGGTAAAAAGAAAAGTCCTCTTAACCGGTGAGAATTTCAGACACGATGTTTTGACATTAGTGGGAGAAGCTGGAGAATCCAGTTATTTCGATCCTACTGTTCCGAATGCTTCTGCGCAGTATAGAAATCTGAAAAAACTTCCGAACTTGCAAGATTCCGTGATCTCTATCTGGAAAAGAGGAGATGTGCTAATCTTGGATTTGAGAAAGTCCACATTGGAAAATCTACTTTCAGATATGAAGTTCCGCATCGATTATACTTACGCAAGTCAGATGACGGAAGAACAAAAGTCTGCAGAGATAGAGCGTAAAAAATTGGGCTTATTGTCTTCTGCATTCTTAGCTACTGAAAAAACATTATTCGAAAACTATCCTGATCTAAATCGGATCGAATATAAGTTAGGCGGAGAAGTGGGGGATTTGCCCGGCTTAAGCTATTTATTATCTTCTTCCCATACAAGACAGCCCTAAGATTTCTTCAGTATTAGCTGTTTTCTCTCTAAATTAACTGTGTGAAAGGGTTGTTTTGGCCCTTTCCAAAGCCGATAGTATTAAGGATATGTCCGGGTCTAAACGTACAACCTTAGTCGTTTTCATACTTTTGATCTCCGGGGTCATATTATCAGCAGCTCCGGATCTGCAAAATTCTCCAGATGTAACAAACATCAACGATTTCCGCACAGATCGTGTAGCATTTCATTATATCCAATTGGTGGATAAGGAAGGCAAGGCCCTTCCTGAAAGAAATCTGAATCGAGACACTTCAGAAGCCACGTTACTTATCATCGACCGAGGACAACTTACTCTTTTAAAGGATGGGTTTGACGACCCAAGCCAAGTAAAGGATAAGGAAAAGGATTACTTAAATAAAATTTATAAATTCACCAGATTAAAAGACCTGGAACAGGAATATTATAAATTACCTGAATCGGAAAGAACCAAACCTTCTTCTAAAACAGAACCAAACCAGGCGGAAACAAGTAAGGCGAATGCTGTTCCGGGTGCCTCATCCGAACCGGAAGAAAAGAATAAAGAATTCGATCTTCTATTAAAATACGATGATGAACTTTTGAAATCGTATGCGGCAGAGAAGGCTGCATATGCAGAATATTCCAGAACTGAACGTATTTACGGAAAAGATTCTCCTAAAACAAGTTCACTTAAAGCAAGATTCGAAGAGGTCCAATCAAAAACCCGGGAAAGGAAAAAGTTCCTATTAGGTTTTTTACATAATACTTCTGCAGATTCGAATCCGTATCCTGGTGATAGAAAAGAGCAAATATTCTATACGAATCATTCCAATGGACTTCCTGATTTCTATCTGCATTCTACCACTCCAAGAGAAGTAGATGGTCTCATGAAAGGAGAAGAAGAAGTCGGAAAAAAATACGGACAACTTTTCAAGACCGCAGTGGACCGACTGATAGATTCTCAGATAGATAAATTGTATTATTATATTTGGAACCGGGATATGACAAATACCCGGATCAAAGTAGATCGTTTTTTAAAAGGGAAAAAAGTCACTGTAGTTACCGGAGACTCCACAGTTTATACTATGATAGACAAAGAAGGAGATGGGATCACTGAATCCTTCTTTGTAGATTCGCCTGGACTAAAATTTTCTTGGGGAAAAGAAGTCCCAAATATTATTTCTATCTCAAATTGTACGGATCAAGCTATCCTAACGAAGATCAAGGCATTGGGGGATGATGTATCTTCCGGAAGAATTCCTAAAAAGGTTGATAAACTAGATTTAGCAATTCCTGAAGAACAGATTCTTTTAGAATTAAAACCTTTATTAAAGAACCTCTAGGATTAGAGTCCTCTAAAAACCGGTTTTCTCTTTTCTTCAATAGATTTGATAGTTTCTCTGAAGTCTTGGGAAAGGAAGTTAAGAGCCTGAGACTCCGCTTCTTTACGCAAAGCAGCGTTTAGTTTTTCGCGATCGTAAATATTCTTCTTTAATTCGCTAAGCGCCATTGGAGCACTTTCGCTGAGAGAAATCGCGATTTCCGTTGCTCTTTGTAAAACTTCCGCTTTCGGGACCGAATCATAACAAATCCCTAATGAAAGAGCTTCTTTACCGCTTACGGTTTCCGCTAAGAATAAAAGTCTGTTTGCAGTTTCCATTCCGAATAATTCTTTCGCAAGATAGCTAGAT is a window from the Leptospira andrefontaineae genome containing:
- the modA gene encoding molybdate ABC transporter substrate-binding protein gives rise to the protein MIKRLYILLPVLLLLIQSPSFSQEKEKEITISAASSLTDVLKELGTTFKQKTGIKAVFNFGSSGSLYQQIEKGAPVDVFISADQDIVDKGIKAEVLESSTKTILLKNTLVLIQPKTSELKIKKLEDLQLPEIKKIAIGNPSSVPAGKYAEEVLTKNNLNISLKEKFIPAENVRQVLDYVGREEVEAGFVYVTDAAIAESKVKIALTLSGHKPILYPGILVTGTKNSEEAKSFLEFLKKSPEAKETFLKYKFILP
- a CDS encoding metal-sulfur cluster assembly factor encodes the protein MQLLEQPTQEIEKRVYAEIHRVEDPEIGISVAELGLIYKIQVEGDKARIEMTYTSMACPAGPQMKKDIEDNALRVEGINSVDVEVVWTPKWDPRAMASEEAKMDLGIFDY
- a CDS encoding ATP-binding cassette domain-containing protein, translated to MSLTVDIRKNLSDGNRKFELDVQFEFSGEFQVLYGPSGAGKSLTLRALAGLLKPDSGKISFANTVYFDSSSKKYIPPQKRNLGYVPQSYGLFPHLTVRKNIEFGLNKFFRFTTSQKDKETVSHLMNLFEIEETSESYPKHLSGGQKQRVAIARALARDPKILLLDEPFAALHTDLRQKMREELKSLRNKISMPILLISHDPKDLEYFGTTALYMEDGKIISNRS
- a CDS encoding class I SAM-dependent methyltransferase, translated to MSSILELEPHPEYPEAYMVCRRTGVHFYKLAKERDYEDSYFQEEYKNQYKKTYYEDEPQLRNLAKARLEIMSAFQNPKGKTLFEIGSAAGFFLSEAEKKGYKVKGLELSSTEAEYSKNKLGLDVVSGSFLDDSIFPKETFDAVCAFFVIEHFPNAELVFERINKLLKPGGLLFLGLPSLNGPSFQTNPEEWFRTHPSDHFWDYSPDSLKKMLKMYGLVTVYKKPMSYHPSRDKGWKGKYLTHRLFVRYANLSCYADTFHSIAIKKI
- a CDS encoding LIC_10740 family protein, with the protein product MNLQKIKEIWNRFLTHLDTFYTWVFELATRAADSKESKRILFLTYSWIIVLLFLTGFILAGKNPLKLLVPFTLYDLPNLDPRKEIVIYGSDGEGQVFPVKRKVLLTGENFRHDVLTLVGEAGESSYFDPTVPNASAQYRNLKKLPNLQDSVISIWKRGDVLILDLRKSTLENLLSDMKFRIDYTYASQMTEEQKSAEIERKKLGLLSSAFLATEKTLFENYPDLNRIEYKLGGEVGDLPGLSYLLSSSHTRQP
- a CDS encoding DEAD/DEAH box helicase; the encoded protein is MKFEELNLEPNLQKAIQDAGFTELTPIQEKAIPPGIEGRDVTGLAQTGTGKTVAFLVPTIHSILTRGIQGVSTLILAPTRELVIQISEEAEKLLKHTDYRVVPIIGGTDYKVQNRDLNGLNGLIVATPGRLIDLARSGSADLEKVEFFILDEADRMLDMGFIYDIRWLLHKCKNRKQTLLFSATLSVEVMRLAYRFMNEPVEIQINPDKLITERIDQKLVHLGREEKLPYMVNSILAEELEGQGIIFTNFKANIPKIVHSLRKFGIPITGISSDLDQKKRLRLMRDFKSGKFKFMVATDVASRGIDVENIEVVFNFDLPQDTENYVHRIGRTARAGRVGKSISFCSESDYVELEKIEKYLKQKIDVLPVHEEALTFPAGEFQVFVGGDAFDNAPVERNGNRNQGRGDRGPKKQRGDFQRNGNGNQRGEKNWNRESGDRKKDFNRDSKPGKPSGGHKKRPEAAIQEAQEFLQKADSVFGSNGARKDRNQKNQNQKKGKQRSDFQKQHSPNHQNQENKKQKSNYDKSKRNLFDINDSKRSSDKKKGSIWTRIKSFFGG
- a CDS encoding N-acetylmuramoyl-L-alanine amidase family protein → MDKDQILLWGLGFFLIFSAPVFAESRIQTIGKNGYVSFEEIHKRIPGLQSKFESATLVGSISHASGEIRFRIGASFYAINGSLEKTNLPVVYKEKDFLLPPDLVEAIFVRLLPGDVSYELKEDELIFDLLPKAERLKLSAIIVDAGHGGKDPGTSSDKGTQEKLVSLQVARFLKKFLNKVYPEVRVILTRSNDSFIELERRSEIANKEIQKGGSVLFVSLHCNASISSDVNGFEVYYLSQTPSTETAREVSLFENGISGKKSGTSYGKIQAGMMSSMIQRRSRLLARSVESEMKKNLGPKILSRGVKKADFSVLRGSLMPAILVEMGYLTHNKESEVLADKTHQVKLAKSILEGVRAYELAKD
- a CDS encoding RidA family protein; amino-acid sequence: MSILEKIKSLGLELPPAPKAIAAYIPAIQTGNLVFTSGQLPLKDGKLMLTGTLGAGLSIDDVKAATEQAALNGLAAIAGVIGDLDKIKSIVKIGVFVSSGPDFIEQHLVANHASNLLLSIFGEAGRHARFAVGNSALPLGAPVEVEMTVSLG
- the modB gene encoding molybdate ABC transporter permease subunit; translated protein: MDTFDWNSIRYPLFLTLKVTFFSTFFAALLGIFFAYWMAKLRFFGRTFADAILTLPMVLPPTVLGYYLLVLFGKKGVIGHFLLEQFQYSILFNLHGAILASTIVSFPLVYRSAKAAFEDLDPEYEEIALTLGKSKWETFLTVILPLSWRGILAGSMMAYARGMGEFGATLMIAGNIPEKTQTIALAIYDSVQSGKDEFSLLLVFVASITCVLVLTVSGILLKKSHW